In the genome of Leishmania mexicana MHOM/GT/2001/U1103 complete genome, chromosome 16, one region contains:
- a CDS encoding histone acethyltransferase-like protein, with protein sequence MSSDSDTDGEAPSGMRTHVDRNRIEHKLANLPTLERLLQESDPNDFSSADVEEASRFVRDIVETAPQCNTDIEKAQRKLQKKYRRVFKKSLLLAGYKHLVRESMAAANSVNTLAQPHHESCDSSGALTAAAAAGGGGGAVLPDMEDGVSPLTPSASGTLPSPSLKTSVVCPVLERYLVFKAPRSQSGVLVVTVFTSAYPDGQNFSCQWNCYYCPNEPGQPRSYLLNEPGVRRANRLEFDPYRQFEERVRSLVAIGHPADKVELLVLGGTWESYPRPYRERFIRDLFYAANTMFDPPHAPRRPPLDLLQEQLLNESAHCKIIGVTLETRPDTTNPEMLVELRRFGCTRVQLGVQHTDDGILTLVNRQSTREDTANAIKLLKDSCFKVDIHLMPDLPGASPAVDKAMFDDVLDSPYLQADQWKIYPCQTTPFSVIEQWYKDGKYTPYGLENLIDVLLYAKARVHPWIRINRVIRDIPVDYVLAGVEVANLRQVLAHKLRERGERCRCIRCREIKGDKTVTEKLRSATLQERRYEASEGTEVFLSVEMPTDAATILGFLRLRLNIRNWETPFAELLPCALIRELHVYGNLLPTFAEEVGRSHTPAAQHSGIGQRLLQRAEAIAREEGYSQIAVISGVGVRGYYRRRGYRLLAAHRGGFLVKNLDEDDAVTGAPTTDLRDEPLEFSLERDEALLRRVAANRTASASPIPVEAPPLGAATLAAVRTQAAAWYGQLRTSVAQWWSGRKRCREEEAERPQRSDEEGRAEAAARTL encoded by the coding sequence ATGTCCTCCGATAGCGACACGGATGGCGAGGCGCCGTCGGGGATGCGGACGCATGTGGACCGGAACCGAATCGAGCACAAGTTGGCTAATCTGCCGACGCTGGAGCGGCTTCTGCAGGAGTCGGATCCAAACGACTTCTCCAGCGCggatgtggaggaggcgtcGCGATTTGTGCGCGACATCGTAGAGACTGCGCCGCAGTGCAACACAGACATCGAGAAGGCGCAGCGTAAACTTCAAAAGAAGTACCGTCGCGTGTTCAAGAAGTCACTGCTACTCGCGGGGTACAAGCACCTGGTGCGCGAGTCTATGGCAGCGGCGAATAGCGTCAACACACTCGCACAGCCGCACCATGAGAGCTGTGACTCTTCTGGTGCactcactgctgctgctgctgctggtggtggtggtggcgctgttCTCCCGGACATGGAGGACGGCGTGTCACCGCTGACCCCGTCCGCGTCTGGGACTTTGCCGTCCCCCAGCCTGAAGACGTCCGTGGTGTGTCCAGTGCTGGAGCGCTACCTCGTGTTCAAGGCTCCGCGTAGTCAGTCCGGCGTGCTGGTCGTTACTGTGTTCACCTCCGCTTACCCGGACGGGCAGAACTTCAGCTGCCAGTGGAACTGCTATTACTGCCCCAACGAGCCGGGTCAGCCACGCAGCTACTTGCTGAACGAGCCTGGCGTGCGGCGGGCGAATCGCCTCGAATTCGACCCGTACCGCCAGTTTGAAGAGCGCGTCCGCTCTCTCGTGGCGATCGGCCACCCCGCCGATAAAGTCgagctgctggtgctgggcGGCACGTGGGAAAGCTACCCGCGCCCGTATCGTGAGCGCTTCATCCGCGACCTCTTCTACGCGGCCAACACCATGTTTGATCCCCCGCACGCTCCGCGACGGCCACCGCTGGACCTGCTccaggagcagctgctgaatGAGTCCGCACACTGCAAGATCATTGGAGTGACACTGGAGACGCGGCCAGACACCACCAACCCAGAGATGCTCGTGGAGCTGCGTCGGTTCGGCTGCACTCGCGTGCAGCTCGGCGTGCAGCACACGGACGACGGTATCCTTACCCTTGTAAATCGCCAGTCCACCCGCGAGGACACCGCCAATGCCATCAAGCTGCTGAAGGACAGCTGCTTCAAGGTGGACATCCATCTCATGCCGGACCTGCCCGGGGCCAGCCCCGCCGTCGACAAGGCCATGTTCGATGACGTACTCGACTCCCCGTACCTCCAGGCGGACCAGTGGAAGATCTACCCATGCCAAACAACGCCGTTCTCCGTGATTGAGCAGTGGTACAAGGACGGCAAGTACACGCCCTACGGCCTGGAGAACTTGATCGACGTTCTGCTCTACGCgaaggcgcgcgtgcaccCGTGGATCCGCATCAACCGCGTCATCCGTGACATCCCTGTGGACTACGTCCTTGCTGGCGTCGAGGTGGCGAACCTGCGCCAAGTGCTCGCCCACAAGCTGCGAGAGCGCGGGGAGCGATGTCGCTGTATTCGGTGCCGTGAAATCAAGGGTGACAAGACAGTCACGGAGAAGCTGAGGTCGGCCACCCTGCAGGAGCGGCGCTACGAGGCAAGCGAAGGGACGGAGGTGTTTCTATCGGTCGAGATGCCGACGGACGCCGCGACGATCTTAGGCTTCCTGCGCCTGCGACTAAACATCCGGAACTGGGAGACACCGTTCGCGGAGCTCCTGCCGTGCGCACTGATTCGCGAGCTGCACGTCTACGGTAATCTCCTCCCTACCttcgcggaggaggtgggtcGCTCGCATACACCGGCAGCCCAGCACAGCGGGATTGGCcagcgccttctgcagcgAGCCGAGGCGATCGCCAGGGAGGAAGGGTATAGCCAAATCGCCGTCATCAGCGGCGTAGGCGTCCGTGGGTATTACAGGCGCCGTGGCTACCGACTTCTGGCTGCCCACCGTGGCGGCTTTCTCGTGAAGAACCTTGACGAGGACGATGCGGTGACTGGCGCGCCGACAACCGACCTCCGCGATGAACCGCTCGAGTTTTCTCTAGAGCGtgacgaggcgctgctgcggcgggtgGCCGCAAATCGCACGGCATCAGCCTCGCCGATTCCGGTTGAGGCACCGCCCCTCGGCGCAGCCACACTCGCCGCAGTGCGTACGCAGGCGGCTGCATGGTACGGCCAGCTGCGCACCAGCGTTGCGCAGTGGTGGTCAGGGCGAAAGCGGTGCCGTGAGGAGGAAGCcgagcggccgcagcggagcgacgaggagggacgcgctgaagcagcggcgcgcacTCTGTAG
- a CDS encoding protein tyrosine phosphatase-likie protein, translating into MDINGTIVDCKRNGTDEVIFRFLILDAPSPSSLPTYVKLLQRQNVHHLVRACGPTYNAELVEKNGIQVHGWTFDDGAPPTRAVIDSWLDLLSQEVGKTPPETIAVHCVAGLGRAPILVALALVEYGNMAPLDAVGYVRERRKGAINQVQLNWLMRYRPRHHQASDRSLVCTNCAIM; encoded by the coding sequence ATGGACATCAACGGCACCATTGTCGACTGCAAGCGCAACGGCACTGACGAGGTCATTTTCCGCTTCCTCATCCTCGACGCACCGAGCCCGAGCAGCTTGCCCACCTACGTGAAGCTTCTGCAGCGGCAAAATGTGCACCACCTCGTCCGCGCCTGCGGCCCCACCTACAACGCCGAGCTGGTGGAAAAGAACGGCATACAGGTGCATGGATGGACCTTCGACGACGGAGCACCGCCAACGCGGGCGGTGATTGACAGTTGGCTCGACCTGCTATCTCAGGAGGTCGGCAAGACGCCGCCGGAGACTATCGCGGTCCATTGCGTGGCGGGTCTGGGACGGGCACCGATCTTGGTTGCGTTGGCACTGGTGGAGTACGGCAACATGGCTCCGCTGGACGCCGTGGGCTATGTTCGAGAGCGGCGGAAGGGTGCCATCAACCAGGTACAGTTGAACTGGCTGATGCGATACAGGCCGCGCCATCACCAGGCGAGTGATCGCTCTCTTGTCTGCACCAACTGCGCCATCATGTGA